In the Mya arenaria isolate MELC-2E11 chromosome 11, ASM2691426v1 genome, one interval contains:
- the LOC128208906 gene encoding leucine-rich repeat-containing protein 58-like — protein MADTLTQFFTWAVRDVIFFSGDVQTTTIAVAITSSLCCSIVVAVVHFITLIRPQEDARARMKHKFQRQESKSSIISKRYYSQEWFSGERVHVPCVRCGNYYADEGCRFVTCRTCCFSTLACHVHQKSTTCSTPCDNRHTQIDLSCGGLHSCPSRLGFVGSQLTCLNLNGNHLQSIPAEIGCLRGLQVLSLEKNQLTELPETLGSLTELHCLDISHNTFKHIPSFISKLVRLEELHLSHNVIQLIPPEISRLKLLLILDISHNNLPFICDEVFSLFQLKWLNASANKLEMLPEKIGHLVNLETLDVSSCSLTCLPGALVNCSKLCSLLVNSNKLSFLPCRLGLVSSISRLEVIDNQLSYLPYTLSNLQGSILLKAQGNPLLVETSYRAMSRTISKGDNCFPRLLDLVGREIIKRHIPLDTALPLHLKDMLQNAGCCSICQSPVFEVHEAEIVPVTFNPYSFTVPLLKQVCSQHVV, from the exons ATGGCGGACACGCTGACCCAGTTTTTCACCTGGGCCGTGCGGGATGTGATCTTCTTCAGCGGGGACGTCCAGACGACGACAATTGCCGTAGCGATCACAAGCTCACTATGCTGTTCAATCGTTGTTGCTGTTGTCCACTTCATCACACTGATCAGACCACAAGAGGATGCCAGGGCGAGAATGAAACACAAGTTTCAGCGACAAGAATCTAAGTCTTCGATTATTTCGAAG aGATACTATTCCCAGGAGTGGTTTTCCGGTGAAAGAGTTCATGTTCCCTGTGTCAG ATGTGGTAACTACTACGCTGATGAGGGCTGCCGATTCGTCACATGTCGCACGTGCTGTTTCTCCACATTAGCATGTCACGTGCACCAGAAGTCGACCACGTGCAGCACACCATGTGATAATAGACACACACAGATTGACCTGAG CTGTGGTGGTCTTCACTCGTGTCCCAGCAGACTGGGGTTTGTTGGTTCCCAGCTTACCTGCCTTAACCTGAATGGGAACCATCTTCAATCCATACCTGCAGAGATTGGATGTCTCCGGGGGCTACAGGTCCTCAGTCTTGAGAAAAATCAACTCACAGAGCTTCCT GAAACACTGGGGTCTTTAACGGAGCTTCATTGCCTGGATATCAGCCACAACACATTTAAACACATACCCA GTTTCATAAGTAAACTAGTGAGACTAGAAGAGCTTCATTTATCCCATAACGTGATACAACTCATACCACCAGAGATCTCCAGACTAAAACTGCTTCTGATACTGGATATCAG tcATAACAACTTGCCTTTCATCTGTGATGAAGTGTTCTCACTGTTCCAATTAAAG TGGTTAAATGCCAGTGCTAACAAGTTGGAAATGTTACCAGAAAAGATCG GTCATTTGGTCAACTTGGAGACGCTGGACGTCAGTAGTTGTTCTTTGACCTGTCTACCTGGTGCCCTAGTGAACTGCTCCAAGCTGTGTTCCCTTCTAGTCAACAGTAACAA ACTAAGCTTTTTGCCGTGTAGACTGGGGCTGGTATCCTCCATTTCTCGGCTGGAAGTGATTGACAACCAACtgagttatctcccttataCGCTCTCTAACCTACAGGGTTCTATACTGCTCAAAG CTCAAGGAAATCCACTATTAGTTGAGACCAGCTACCGTGCCATGAGCCGGACCATTTCCAAGGGAGATAACTGTTTTCCCAGGCTCCTAGATCTGGTTGGAAGGGAGATAATCAAACGACACATTCCACTAGACACAGCATTGCCTCTTCACCTGAAAg ACATGTTGCAGAATGCTGGCTGCTGTAGCATATGTCAGAGTCCTGTGTTTGAAGTTCACGAGGCAGAGATTGTTCCTGTCACCTTTAACCCCTACAGCTTCACTGTCCCACTCCTAAAACAAGTCTGCTCTCAACATGTTGTTTAG
- the LOC128208907 gene encoding tRNA (adenine(58)-N(1))-methyltransferase catalytic subunit TRMT61A-like, translating into MSFANYKKNVEAGDTVMLYLGFDNMHTFVVNKGIVFQTRYGALKHADLIGVQYGSKIQLKNGYLYILHPTPEFWTCNLPHRTQILYSTDISLITMQLDLKPGSVVVESGTGSGSLSHAIIRTIAPTGHLHTFEFHDQRAKIAEEEFKTHGVSEYVTVTHRDVCEAGFQLDHVADAVFLDLPKPWLAIPSAKKALKLSGGRVCSFSPCIEQVQKTCETLTQLGFHDLKTMECLLRNFDVRTINLPSADLGPENQVTDEKGENSEETELQDIEEVKKVNEVTKSVDEVSDAKKDLLECGGSEEKGDTKTKREADDNRTDRSKKKFKSDKEKGKNTRHDFDLIGYKDEKSFFFKTAAPVNQMPGHTGFLTFASLYPC; encoded by the exons ATGAGTTTCGCCAATTACAAGAAAAATGTGGAGGCCGGAGACACTGTCATGTTATATCTCGGCTTTGATAATATGCACACTTTTGTTGTGAACAAAGGAATCGTTTTTCAAACAAGATATGGCGCTCTGAAACACGCAGATTTGATCGGGGTTCAGTACGGTAGCAAGATTCAGTTGAAAAatggatatttatatattctccACCCTACACCGGAGTTTTGGACCTGTAATCTACCACACAGAACTCAGATTTTATATTCGACAGACATCAGCCTCATTACAATGCAACTGGATCTCAAACCGGGCTCTGTTGTTGTTGAGTCAG gTACAGGTAGTGGATCTCTCTCTCATGCCATCATCCGGACAATTGCCCCTACTGGCCACCTCCACACCTTTGAGTTTCATGACCAAAGAGCAAAGATAGCAGAAGAGGAATTCAAAACTCATG GAGTCTCTGAGTATGTAACAGTGACCCACAGGGATGTATGTGAAGCAGGGTTTCAGTTGGACCATGTGGCAGACGCAGTGTTTTTGGACCTTCCAAAACCTTGGCTGGCGATCCCAAGTGCAAAAAAAGCTCTGAAGTTATCAG GGGGAAGGGTGTGCTCATTCTCGCCATGCATTGAACAAGTGCAGAAAACTTGTGAAACATTGACTCAGCTAGGATTTCATGACCTCAAGACCATGGAGTGTTTGTTGAGAAATTTTGATGTACGGACTATCAACTTACCCTCTGCTGACCTTGGGCCAGAAAATCAAGTTACAGATGAAAAAGGTGAAAATAGTGAAGAAACTGAATTACAAGATATCGAAGAAGTTAAAAAGGTAAATGAAGTTACTAAAAGTGTTGATGAAGTCAGTGATGCAAAGAAAGACTTACTTGAATGTGGAGGTAGTGAGGAAAAAGGTGACACAAAGACCAAACGAGAGGCTGATGACAACAGAACTGATAGGTcaaaaaagaagtttaaatCTGACAAGGAAAAGGGCAAAAATACGAGGCATGACTTTGATCTGATCGGCTACAAAGATGAGAAGAGTTTTTTCTTTAAGACTGCTGCTCCTGTAAACCAAATGCCGGGGCATACTGGGTTTCTGACATTCGCGTCCTTGTACCCTTGTTAA